One Hydrogenoanaerobacterium saccharovorans DNA segment encodes these proteins:
- a CDS encoding GntP family permease, translated as MTGITLIVTFVIAIIVMILAISKFKLHPFLAIMGIALLLAIVVGIPLKEIPSTIGAGFSGTFSSIGIVIILGALIGLYLEKTGGAIKLADAVIKVVGKKRPELAILLMGWIVSIPVFCDSGFVILNPIRKAIRQRTLTSSVAMTVALSGGLYISHVFIPPTPGPIAAAGTLGIGANMLLVIGMGALVSIPCLIVAYFFAKYIGKKVKSKDEIDDKEVVKTYEQLVKEYGKLPSTFMSFAPIILPIVLMALGSVSAILGWQGMTSELCTFLGTPIIALTVGLLFGIGLLASTNKMGDFRELTDETLKTVGPILFVTAAGGVLGKVITTAGFVDYIKENASFLSTIGIFFPFIIAAILKTAQGSSTVAITTTAGIMGSFAESGTMMEALGLTTPLAAALTVMAIGAGAMTVSHANDSYFWVVTNFGEMNPQDGYKTQTMLTLLMGIAAIIFIWVLSLFII; from the coding sequence ATGACCGGTATCACACTTATCGTTACCTTTGTCATTGCAATTATTGTAATGATACTCGCAATCTCCAAATTCAAGCTGCATCCGTTTTTAGCCATTATGGGTATTGCACTGTTGCTTGCCATTGTTGTGGGCATTCCTCTCAAAGAGATCCCCTCCACCATTGGCGCAGGCTTTAGCGGCACATTTTCAAGCATCGGTATTGTCATCATTTTGGGCGCGCTGATCGGTTTGTATCTTGAAAAAACAGGCGGTGCTATCAAACTGGCAGATGCGGTCATCAAGGTTGTGGGCAAAAAACGCCCTGAACTTGCCATATTGCTGATGGGCTGGATTGTTTCTATTCCCGTTTTCTGCGACAGTGGCTTTGTCATTCTCAACCCAATCCGCAAAGCAATCCGTCAAAGAACATTGACGTCAAGCGTGGCTATGACGGTGGCACTCTCGGGCGGCCTTTATATTTCGCACGTATTTATTCCGCCTACACCGGGGCCGATTGCGGCTGCAGGTACTTTGGGTATTGGCGCCAATATGCTGCTGGTAATCGGAATGGGCGCACTGGTTTCTATCCCGTGCCTGATTGTTGCTTATTTCTTTGCAAAATACATTGGTAAAAAAGTAAAATCCAAAGATGAAATTGACGATAAAGAAGTAGTCAAAACTTATGAGCAATTGGTAAAAGAATACGGTAAACTGCCAAGCACGTTTATGTCGTTCGCGCCGATTATACTCCCCATTGTTCTGATGGCGTTGGGCTCTGTTTCAGCCATTCTGGGCTGGCAGGGGATGACAAGCGAACTTTGCACCTTCCTTGGTACGCCCATCATTGCGCTTACCGTTGGGTTGCTGTTTGGAATTGGCCTGCTTGCATCTACCAATAAAATGGGCGATTTCCGCGAATTAACCGACGAAACGCTCAAAACAGTTGGCCCTATCCTGTTTGTTACAGCGGCGGGCGGTGTGCTCGGCAAGGTAATTACCACTGCAGGCTTTGTCGACTACATTAAAGAAAACGCTTCGTTCCTCTCCACAATCGGTATCTTCTTCCCGTTTATCATTGCAGCGATTTTAAAAACGGCGCAGGGCTCATCTACCGTTGCCATTACCACAACTGCGGGTATCATGGGCTCGTTTGCCGAATCAGGTACGATGATGGAGGCACTTGGGCTTACCACGCCGTTGGCGGCGGCACTTACCGTAATGGCAATTGGTGCGGGCGCTATGACGGTATCGCACGCAAACGATTCGTATTTCTGGGTTGTTACCAACTTTGGTGAGATGAACCCGCAGGACGGTTACAAAACGCAGACTATGCTCACTTTACTGATGGGTATTGCAGCAATTATCTTCATTTGGGTTCTTTCCTTGTTTATCATCTGA